Genomic DNA from Deltaproteobacteria bacterium:
GTTTATTCGGCGAAGTGATTGTAGATTTTATCCTCGAATTTCCTGCCGCGCTGGGACTGGGAACGGAGATATAACCACGAAATACACGAAAGGCACGAAAAAATAGGACCGGAGTTTTTTTCGGATTTCGTGTGTTTCGTGGTTAACCTTCTTTGACTATAGGCAAACAGGGGAATCATCATGGGAAAAACGGAAACCGCGCTGGCGCAGTTCGTCTTAGACTTTCCGACTGAAAATGTGTCGGCGGAGATCATGCATTTAGCCAAGCGCTGTTTGATGAACTACGCCGGCGTGGCGCTATACGCGACCCTCGATCCGTCGATCAACATCATGCTCGATTTCCTGCGCGCCGAAGGATGCACCGAGCAAGCGACCGTTGTTGGCAGCGGGTTGCGCACTTCGGCGCAGAACGCGGCGTTGGCAAATGGTTTCTTGGGACACTTCGAGGATTATGACGATACCCATTCAACGGTGATCCATCCCACCGCACCGATCTTGCCGGCGGCGCTGGCGCTGGGCGAGCAGCGCGGTATCAGTGGGCGAGAGTTGCTCGCGGCATTTGCCGTCGGCGTCGAGGTCGCTTGCCGCATCGGCTTGGTGATCTACAAAAACTTTCGCGACGGCGCGGCGCACTGGCATATCACCAACACCTGCGGCGTGCTCGGCGCCGCCGCCGCCGCGGGCCGCCTGCTCAAACTTACTGAACAACAAATGGTTTACGCCTTCGCCATCGCCGGCACCCAGGCGAGCGGCGTGCGCGAGGTGTTCGGTTCCATGTGTAAACCCTTGCACGCCGGTAAAGCGGCGCAGAACGGTTTGGTCGCCGCGCTGTTGGCGCAGCGCGGCTTCACCGCCACCGACGGCATCTTCGAAGGCGAGCGCGGCCTGGTCGGCGTGATGGCCACCGGACACGACATTACATCAGCGACTAAAGATCTCGGTAGTCATTGGGAGTTGCCGGCCAACGGACTCAAACCTTACGCCTGCGGCGTCGCCAATCACGCCTTCATCGACGCGATGATCAAGCTCCGCCAAAAGCCCGGCGTGTCCGCCGACACCGTAAAACATATTCAAGGCAGCGTGCTCGCGGCTGCGCCCGCGCTAGTGCGCCGCCGTCATCCACGCACCGGCACCGAATCGAAATTCTGCTACTACCATTCCATGGCCGTAGGATTTCTCGACGGCCAAGCGCTGCCGGCCCAGTACACCGACGCCCGCGCCGTCGACCCGCTAGTCGCATCGATCCACGATCGCATCGATATCAGCGAAGACCCGTCTCTGCCGCGCTGGACTGTGAGCGTGACTGTCGAGTTGAACGATGGCACGAAATACACCGAACGGATTCCGCATCCGACCGGGATGATGGACACACCCATGAGCGACGCGATGGTGCAGCAAAAATTTGACGGGTCAGCGGCTGCGGTGATGGGCGCGGAGAAAGCGGCGAAAGCGCACCGCGCGTTGTGGGAAGCTGATAAGCTTTCGGATGTGCGCGAGTTGATGCCGTTCTTGATGAAGTGAGCGCGCGGCAGCGACGTACGGCGTCATATGAACGTCATAACTCAACAATCAAGGTCGGGATGCAGGGTCAGATTTTTTTCCATACTTTCTCGAAACACGCGAAAGTTACTCGCCGATCGCTCCGACAATCGTGCCGCGGCCATCTTTGGGCGGGAAGTTTGGGCCGCGCAGCTGAGCCATTGTCATTTTGTTGACGTGGTCGATGATCGAGGCGAACGCGCGCACCGAGCGGCTCATGCCTTCGGCGGGAACCATCTCGGGGGTGTCGAGGCTGGTGTGGTAGACGACGTGGTTGATGATGTGGATGGACGGCGCGTAGTTGCCGTTCTTGGGGCCGTCTTCGACGCCGTAAACCGACACGCCGAAGTCGCGCAGCTGCTCGAAAGCCATTCTCTCAAACTCCGCGCTACCCAAAGCGTTCCACCGCGCAGAGCTCATCTGGTTGGTCGCGGTTAAATCAGAATTGTACATGTAGAGGAGCGTCTCGGA
This window encodes:
- a CDS encoding MmgE/PrpD family protein, with product MGKTETALAQFVLDFPTENVSAEIMHLAKRCLMNYAGVALYATLDPSINIMLDFLRAEGCTEQATVVGSGLRTSAQNAALANGFLGHFEDYDDTHSTVIHPTAPILPAALALGEQRGISGRELLAAFAVGVEVACRIGLVIYKNFRDGAAHWHITNTCGVLGAAAAAGRLLKLTEQQMVYAFAIAGTQASGVREVFGSMCKPLHAGKAAQNGLVAALLAQRGFTATDGIFEGERGLVGVMATGHDITSATKDLGSHWELPANGLKPYACGVANHAFIDAMIKLRQKPGVSADTVKHIQGSVLAAAPALVRRRHPRTGTESKFCYYHSMAVGFLDGQALPAQYTDARAVDPLVASIHDRIDISEDPSLPRWTVSVTVELNDGTKYTERIPHPTGMMDTPMSDAMVQQKFDGSAAAVMGAEKAAKAHRALWEADKLSDVRELMPFLMK